The Ramlibacter sp. PS4R-6 nucleotide sequence TCGCCGACATGGGCGGCACGATCAACGGCAAGAAGGTGGAGCTGGTCACGGCCGACCACCAGAACAAGGCCGACGTCGCCGCGACGAAGGCGCGCGAGTGGTTCGACACGCAGGGCCTCGACATGCTGATCGGCGGCACCAACTCGGGCACGAACCTCGCCATGGCGAAGGTCGCGGCCGAGAAGAAGAAGCCCTTCATCGCCGTGGGCGCGGCCACCTCGGCCCTGACCAACGACCAGTGCACCCCGTACACGCTGCACTGGGCCTATGACACCACCGCGCTCGCCAAGGGCACGGGCGGCGCCGTGGTGAAGAGCGGCGGCAAGACCTGGTACTTCCTGACGGCGGACTATGCCTTCGGGCACCAGCTGCAGGCCGACACGTCGAAGGTTGTGACCGGCTCGGGCGGGCAGGTCGTCGGCTCCGTGCGCGCGCCGCTGAACGCCAGCGACTTCTCGTCCTTCCTGCTGCAGGCACAAGGCAGCAAGGCGCAGATCCTGGGCCTGGCCAACGCCGGCGGCGACACGATCAACTCGATCAAGGCCGCGAACGAGTTCGGCATCACCAAGACGATGAAGCTCGCCGGCCTGCTGGTGTTCATCAACGACATCCACTCGCTGGGCCTGAAGACCACGCAAGGCATGTACCTCACGGACAGCTGGTACTGGAACCAGTCGCCCGAGACGCGTGCCTGGGCGCGCAAGTTCTTCGACAAGATGAAGCGCATGCCCTCCTCGCTGCAGGCTGCCGACTACTCGGCCACCACGCAGTACCTGGCCGCCGTCAAGGCGACGGGCAGCGACGATGCCGAGAAGGTGCTCGCGCACCTCAAGAAGGCGAAGTTCAACGACGTGTTCATGAAGAACGGCTACGTGCGTGGCGACGGCCGCGTGATCCACGACATGTACCTGATGCAGGTCAAGGAGCCGAGCAAGTCCACCGAGCCGTGGGACTACTACAACGTCGTGCAGACGCTCAAGGGCGAAGAGGCGTGGACGACCAAGGCCGACAGCAAGTGCGCGCTCTGGAAGTAATCTGAGAAAGAGAACGAGTCCGGCATGACCGAAATCTTCGGAATCCCGATCCAGGCTTTCCTTGGCCAGTTGATGCTGGGGCTGGTGAATGGCGCCTTCTACGCCATGCTCAGCCTCGGCCTGGCCGTGATCTTCGGCCTGCTGGACATCGTGAACTTCGCGCACGGCGCGCTGTACATGGTCGGCGCGTTCCTCGCGTGGATCATGCTGGAGAAGTGGGGCGTGAACTACTGGTTCGCGCTCATCCTCGCCCCGCTCGTGGTCGGCGCCCTGGGCGTGGTCATCGAGCGCACCATGCTCAAGCGGCTGTACGGGCTCGACCCGCTGTACGGCCTGCTCCTCACCTTCGGCCTGTCGCTGATCCTGGAAGGCATCTTCCGCGACCAGTATGGCGTGTCGGGCCAGTCCTATTCCGTGCCCGATGCGCTGGCCGGCGCCACGAACCTCGGGTTCATGGTGCTGCCCAATTACCGCGCGTTCGTCGTGCTGGCATCTCTCATCGTGTGCGTCGGCACGTGGTACATCATCGAGCGCACGCGGCTGGGCGCGTACCTTCGCGCAGGTACCGAGAACGCCAAGCTCGTGCAGGCCTTCGGCGTCAACGTGCCCGTGATGGTGATGCTCACCTACGGCGCGGGCGCGGCGCTCGCCGCGCTGGCCGGCGTGCTTGCCGCACCCGTCTACCAGGTCGCGCCGCAAATGGGCTCCAACCTGATCATCATCGTGTTCGCCGTCGTCGTGATCGGCGGCATGGGCTCCATCATGGGCTCGGTCGTCACCGGCCTGGGCCTGGGCGTCATCGAGGGCTTCACCAAGGTCTTCTACCCGGAGGCATCCAACATCGTCGTCTTCGTGATC carries:
- a CDS encoding ABC transporter substrate-binding protein; translated protein: MKFKNVFAAGALAAAGLFGAATPAVAQISGDVIRIGIITDMSSVYADIDGQGGIEAIKMAIADMGGTINGKKVELVTADHQNKADVAATKAREWFDTQGLDMLIGGTNSGTNLAMAKVAAEKKKPFIAVGAATSALTNDQCTPYTLHWAYDTTALAKGTGGAVVKSGGKTWYFLTADYAFGHQLQADTSKVVTGSGGQVVGSVRAPLNASDFSSFLLQAQGSKAQILGLANAGGDTINSIKAANEFGITKTMKLAGLLVFINDIHSLGLKTTQGMYLTDSWYWNQSPETRAWARKFFDKMKRMPSSLQAADYSATTQYLAAVKATGSDDAEKVLAHLKKAKFNDVFMKNGYVRGDGRVIHDMYLMQVKEPSKSTEPWDYYNVVQTLKGEEAWTTKADSKCALWK
- a CDS encoding branched-chain amino acid ABC transporter permease — protein: MTEIFGIPIQAFLGQLMLGLVNGAFYAMLSLGLAVIFGLLDIVNFAHGALYMVGAFLAWIMLEKWGVNYWFALILAPLVVGALGVVIERTMLKRLYGLDPLYGLLLTFGLSLILEGIFRDQYGVSGQSYSVPDALAGATNLGFMVLPNYRAFVVLASLIVCVGTWYIIERTRLGAYLRAGTENAKLVQAFGVNVPVMVMLTYGAGAALAALAGVLAAPVYQVAPQMGSNLIIIVFAVVVIGGMGSIMGSVVTGLGLGVIEGFTKVFYPEASNIVVFVIMAIVLMVRPAGLFGKEA